A section of the Paenibacillus yonginensis genome encodes:
- a CDS encoding peroxiredoxin has protein sequence MAQRLVGRPAPDFNMETVSGDGKEFGHVKLSDYRGKWLVFFFYPLDFTFVCPTEITALSEAYEQFKELDTEILGVSIDSIHSHKAWINTAKENNGLGQLNFPLASDITKKVAEDYGVLIEEEGVALRGLFIIDPEGELKYQVVNHNDVGRSVEETLRVLQALQSGGLCPMNWKPGDKTLNA, from the coding sequence ATGGCACAACGTTTGGTTGGAAGACCTGCACCTGATTTTAACATGGAGACTGTATCCGGAGACGGTAAAGAATTTGGACACGTTAAATTGTCCGACTACCGCGGCAAATGGCTGGTATTCTTCTTCTATCCTCTGGACTTCACTTTTGTATGCCCTACGGAAATTACAGCTCTTAGCGAAGCTTACGAGCAATTCAAAGAGCTTGACACTGAAATTCTTGGCGTAAGTATTGACTCTATTCACAGCCACAAGGCTTGGATCAATACTGCCAAAGAGAACAACGGTTTGGGACAATTGAACTTCCCGCTCGCTTCCGACATCACTAAGAAAGTTGCCGAAGATTACGGCGTACTGATCGAAGAAGAAGGCGTAGCGCTGCGCGGCTTGTTCATCATCGATCCAGAAGGCGAATTGAAATACCAAGTGGTTAACCACAATGACGTTGGCCGCAGCGTAGAAGAAACTCTTCGTGTTCTTCAAGCTCTGCAATCCGGCGGATTGTGCCCAATGAACTGGAAACCAGGCGACAAAACTTTGAACGCCTAA
- the leuB gene encoding 3-isopropylmalate dehydrogenase, which produces MSEVKKIAVIAGDGIGPEVVREAEKVLKRTEELFGYRFETEHALFGGIAIDEKGTPLPEETLEVCKKADAVLLGAVGGPKWDNNPKELRPETGLLGIRKALGLFSNLRPAVVFDCLKDASTLKPEVLEGTDLIVVRELTGGIYFGEKFRRDSEQGQEAVDTCAYNVSEVERIVRQAFEIAGKRRKKLASVDKANVLETSRLWREVVNRVAPEYPDVELEHVLVDNCAMQLLRRPASFDVIVTENMFGDILSDEAAMLTGSIGMLSSASLGEGSFGLYEPVHGSAPDIAGQNKANPIATILSVALMFRMTFGYEDAADAIEKAVKDVLDAGHRTGDIAVDKTAAIGTDAMGDLIVAAMTSKASSAV; this is translated from the coding sequence ATGTCAGAGGTTAAGAAAATAGCGGTAATTGCCGGGGATGGAATCGGACCGGAGGTTGTCCGGGAAGCGGAGAAGGTGCTGAAACGGACGGAGGAGCTGTTCGGCTACCGTTTCGAGACGGAACACGCTTTGTTCGGCGGTATCGCCATTGACGAGAAAGGAACACCACTTCCGGAAGAAACACTTGAAGTCTGCAAGAAAGCCGATGCGGTTCTGCTCGGAGCCGTCGGCGGTCCGAAATGGGATAACAACCCGAAAGAGCTGCGCCCGGAGACAGGCCTCCTCGGAATCCGCAAAGCGCTGGGGTTGTTCTCGAACCTGCGCCCGGCTGTTGTGTTCGACTGTCTGAAGGATGCTTCCACCCTCAAGCCTGAAGTGCTTGAAGGCACTGACCTGATTGTCGTTCGCGAGTTGACCGGCGGCATCTACTTTGGGGAGAAGTTTCGCCGTGACAGCGAGCAGGGACAGGAAGCTGTGGATACATGCGCTTATAATGTGAGCGAAGTGGAACGGATTGTGCGCCAAGCCTTTGAGATTGCCGGCAAACGCCGTAAAAAGCTTGCATCCGTTGATAAAGCGAACGTGCTGGAAACCTCCCGTTTGTGGCGTGAAGTCGTTAATCGCGTGGCACCGGAATATCCGGATGTTGAACTCGAGCATGTGCTTGTAGATAACTGCGCCATGCAGCTGCTTAGAAGACCTGCAAGCTTTGACGTCATCGTGACGGAAAATATGTTCGGCGACATTTTGAGCGATGAAGCCGCTATGCTCACCGGTTCGATCGGCATGTTGTCTTCCGCTTCGCTGGGCGAAGGAAGTTTTGGTCTTTATGAGCCTGTACACGGCTCTGCTCCGGACATTGCGGGACAGAACAAAGCGAATCCGATCGCAACTATTCTGTCCGTTGCCCTGATGTTCCGGATGACCTTTGGTTATGAGGATGCTGCCGACGCCATCGAGAAAGCGGTCAAGGACGTGCTTGATGCGGGACATCGCACAGGAGATATTGCGGTAGACAAAACCGCGGCCATCGGCACAGACGCGATGGGCGACTTGATTGTAGCGGCTATGACGAGCAAGGCATCCTCGGCAGTCTAA
- a CDS encoding leucyl aminopeptidase, with translation MNKYSQDDKKDGAEMDGNVAEVLWNSGGIPKEAERKVLILLVTKKGVKSGEVEPWLKPFAGTLLQNRLFEGEVNQTFVLPMPKPNPAETVILVGAGEDPLTAEELRLSAASAARTALTMRPEQVLFKVPVSLGSLTVEGRNEIAAQALTEGFLLGAYQRQNYKREKSAYEGIRKVFFFHEEAEVGSEQEEWQQGIRLGRAFAAGTITARDLTNLPANLLTPEDLGDAAVELAQRYGLDVEVLDEADLQEKEMGGLLAVGQGSVHPPRMIIIKYKGGEEWNDVTGLVGKGITFDTGGISLKRAPGMEEMISDMGGAASVLGVMEILGILRPKTNVIAVIPAAENMPSGSAMKPGDILTTRSGRTIEMQNADAEGRIVLADGVTYAKEQGAERIIDIATLTGAILFALGDVATGAVTNDDILLQSFIMASKQTGEKVWPLPNYPEYWNMLKSSVADLNNRPGRNAAAITAGLFIGTFAEGLPWIHLDIAGTAYLNKERGVDPKGATGVMVRTMAQWILQNGQK, from the coding sequence ATGAATAAATACAGCCAGGATGACAAAAAGGATGGTGCTGAAATGGACGGTAACGTGGCTGAAGTGTTATGGAACAGCGGGGGAATTCCCAAGGAGGCTGAACGAAAGGTCCTTATTTTGTTAGTCACAAAGAAGGGCGTTAAAAGCGGTGAAGTGGAGCCGTGGCTGAAACCTTTTGCCGGAACGCTGCTGCAAAACCGATTGTTCGAGGGGGAGGTCAATCAGACCTTTGTGCTGCCGATGCCGAAGCCGAATCCGGCGGAAACCGTTATTCTTGTCGGCGCCGGCGAAGATCCTCTTACCGCTGAGGAATTAAGATTAAGCGCTGCGTCGGCCGCTCGTACGGCGTTAACCATGCGGCCGGAACAGGTGCTCTTTAAAGTGCCGGTCTCTCTTGGATCACTTACGGTTGAAGGGCGCAATGAAATCGCCGCCCAGGCCCTGACGGAGGGATTTTTGCTGGGAGCTTATCAAAGGCAGAACTATAAGCGTGAGAAGTCCGCTTATGAAGGCATACGCAAAGTTTTCTTTTTCCATGAGGAAGCAGAAGTGGGCTCTGAACAGGAGGAGTGGCAGCAAGGCATCCGCCTGGGCCGGGCCTTTGCGGCAGGAACGATTACGGCCCGGGATTTGACCAATCTGCCGGCAAATTTGCTGACGCCGGAGGACCTGGGGGATGCGGCTGTCGAACTGGCTCAGCGTTACGGACTTGACGTCGAGGTGCTGGATGAAGCCGATCTCCAGGAGAAAGAGATGGGAGGGCTGCTGGCAGTGGGCCAGGGCAGCGTCCATCCCCCTCGGATGATCATAATCAAATATAAAGGAGGCGAGGAGTGGAATGATGTCACCGGCCTGGTCGGCAAAGGGATTACCTTTGATACCGGCGGGATTTCCCTCAAACGGGCTCCGGGCATGGAAGAGATGATCAGCGATATGGGCGGAGCGGCCTCGGTGCTGGGAGTCATGGAGATTCTTGGCATCCTGCGGCCTAAAACAAACGTGATTGCGGTCATCCCCGCAGCGGAGAACATGCCGTCGGGCAGCGCCATGAAACCTGGGGATATTTTGACTACCCGCAGCGGAAGAACGATTGAGATGCAAAATGCCGATGCGGAAGGGAGAATTGTCCTGGCAGACGGGGTGACTTATGCCAAAGAGCAGGGAGCAGAGCGGATTATAGACATTGCGACTTTAACCGGAGCCATTTTGTTTGCGCTTGGCGACGTGGCCACTGGGGCTGTGACGAATGATGATATTCTTCTGCAAAGCTTCATTATGGCCTCAAAGCAAACTGGGGAGAAAGTGTGGCCGCTGCCCAACTATCCGGAATACTGGAATATGCTGAAGAGCAGCGTGGCGGATCTGAACAATCGTCCGGGCAGAAATGCGGCAGCGATTACAGCGGGACTGTTCATCGGCACCTTTGCTGAAGGTCTGCCGTGGATTCATTTGGATATCGCGGGAACAGCTTATTTGAATAAAGAGCGGGGAGTAGATCCGAAGGGAGCTACGGGGGTGATGGTCCGTACGATGGCACAATGGATCCTGCAAAATGGACAGAAATAA
- a CDS encoding putative bifunctional diguanylate cyclase/phosphodiesterase — MRFRKEEKKALTPLLNLLAVMVGLGCCVLLTVDAWNQEDLIRQTECFFLLVSCLVLSGKIIRSDSEPSETNKVSIQKAASSSSSEDPITGLPQVDAFRSDLQAGTKGTTGLCIIHINRYRVLKEILGFEYGEHLLREASRRIALACSDQGTLYRIGVDDFAFLMRKYAGESILSQLAEQISQLDLSISLGVREYPVPLSLGFAIYPSDASNDEELVRHAELAAYYAKEQGLSCCRYAEYMRTVNLNRFELEHDMRKGIERGEFFVEYQPQVNLYTGKMVGLEALLRWNHPVRGIIPPSEFIPLAEESGLIVQLGEWVLRTACRQNRRWQDEGFEPVSMSVNLSVRQFRDSRFTEMVSEVLKETGMDPRFLDLEITESMTVDRNWAISQIVELKRMGILVSIDDFGTGYSSLHYLKTLPVDRIKIDRSFLEKIVQDSSDAVIVSSIAAMANQLNLKVTAEGVENKDQLEFLKRQNCHEGQGYLFSKPVPALTLEQDFLVRAAG; from the coding sequence ATGCGATTCAGGAAAGAGGAGAAGAAAGCTTTAACCCCATTATTAAACCTGCTTGCCGTTATGGTTGGGCTAGGCTGCTGTGTTTTACTGACGGTGGATGCCTGGAATCAGGAAGACCTGATCCGTCAAACGGAGTGTTTTTTCCTCCTGGTGTCCTGCCTTGTGTTGAGTGGAAAAATAATACGTTCTGACTCTGAACCAAGTGAGACCAACAAGGTCTCTATCCAGAAAGCCGCTAGCAGCAGCAGTTCGGAGGATCCAATCACAGGACTTCCACAGGTTGATGCCTTTCGCTCCGACCTGCAAGCTGGAACTAAAGGAACAACAGGGCTTTGTATTATACATATCAACCGATATCGGGTGCTGAAAGAAATATTAGGTTTTGAATACGGCGAACATTTGTTGCGGGAAGCAAGCCGGAGGATTGCGCTGGCTTGCAGTGATCAGGGGACGCTTTACCGGATTGGTGTGGATGATTTTGCATTCTTAATGAGAAAATATGCAGGCGAGTCCATTCTATCTCAGCTTGCAGAGCAAATTTCGCAACTGGATTTGTCGATCTCGCTGGGGGTCCGCGAATACCCTGTTCCGCTTAGTCTGGGGTTTGCGATTTATCCCTCCGACGCTTCAAACGATGAAGAGCTTGTCCGTCATGCCGAGCTGGCCGCCTATTATGCGAAGGAGCAGGGGCTCAGCTGCTGCAGGTACGCCGAATATATGAGGACTGTAAATCTGAACCGATTCGAGCTGGAGCATGATATGCGAAAGGGGATAGAGCGCGGGGAATTTTTTGTGGAATACCAGCCTCAGGTGAATTTATACACAGGGAAAATGGTCGGGCTCGAAGCGCTGCTCCGCTGGAATCATCCGGTTCGGGGAATCATTCCCCCTTCCGAATTTATTCCGCTGGCTGAAGAAAGCGGGCTGATCGTTCAGCTTGGGGAATGGGTGCTTCGTACAGCCTGCAGGCAAAACAGAAGATGGCAGGATGAAGGCTTTGAACCGGTATCGATGTCCGTGAACCTGTCGGTCAGACAGTTCCGCGATTCCCGGTTCACTGAAATGGTATCTGAAGTGCTGAAGGAGACGGGAATGGACCCCCGGTTTCTGGATCTGGAAATTACGGAGAGCATGACGGTGGATCGGAACTGGGCAATCAGCCAGATCGTAGAATTGAAGCGGATGGGGATTCTGGTCAGTATTGATGACTTCGGAACCGGGTACAGTTCGCTGCATTATTTAAAGACACTGCCTGTTGACCGGATCAAAATAGACCGCTCCTTTCTGGAGAAAATCGTTCAGGACAGCAGCGATGCGGTAATTGTATCGTCCATAGCCGCCATGGCCAACCAACTCAATTTGAAAGTGACGGCCGAAGGCGTAGAGAATAAAGATCAGCTTGAGTTCCTGAAGCGGCAAAACTGTCATGAGGGGCAGGGATATCTGTTCAGCAAGCCGGTCCCTGCCCTCACCCTGGAACAGGACTTCTTAGTCCGAGCTGCCGGATAA
- a CDS encoding ATP-binding protein — protein MLSDIEETLLQPVELFVAAQLKKNKYENVLQHLDNGIVLFNCDGQITFANSLMASLLELRAQDMIGCNIRQLIALPQLRRSKWKWILQVYREMMHNHKTKFEIRDDYGKYWMVLVTYAEDLDGDLLISFKDISDYKRIEETASQNDKLAILGKISAAIAHEIRNPLTAIRGFIQLLRPHLLQLGKDEYARIILMEIDRTNDIIHEFLNSSKPSAPEKAVLRLSSLLRQTVLLTESEALMKDCEISLQSEQEEMLIAIDAKQMKQVFLNLIKNALDAIEEIDGRKGEIHIRAKSEGSNAIISIRDNGSGMEQASLKRLADPFFTTKEKGTGLGLSESYRIIKNHGGSIQVESSIGVGTTFIISLPLAN, from the coding sequence TTGTTGAGTGATATCGAAGAAACGCTGCTCCAACCAGTCGAACTTTTTGTAGCTGCCCAGCTTAAAAAAAACAAGTATGAAAATGTACTCCAGCACCTGGACAATGGAATTGTTTTATTTAATTGCGACGGACAAATTACTTTCGCCAATTCTTTAATGGCTTCCCTCCTGGAGCTGCGGGCTCAGGACATGATTGGCTGCAATATCCGTCAATTGATTGCCCTGCCTCAATTAAGGCGAAGCAAATGGAAGTGGATCTTGCAAGTTTATCGCGAGATGATGCATAACCATAAAACCAAATTTGAAATCCGGGATGATTATGGCAAATATTGGATGGTTTTGGTGACTTATGCCGAAGATCTGGATGGGGATCTGCTCATCAGCTTTAAAGATATCTCGGATTATAAACGTATTGAAGAGACAGCTTCTCAAAATGATAAATTAGCGATTTTAGGTAAAATCTCCGCTGCGATTGCCCACGAAATTCGCAATCCTCTAACGGCTATCCGCGGTTTTATTCAATTGCTTCGGCCTCATCTGCTTCAGCTTGGCAAAGATGAATACGCCCGGATCATTTTGATGGAGATCGACAGAACCAACGATATCATTCATGAATTTTTGAATTCCTCGAAACCTTCCGCACCCGAGAAAGCGGTGCTCCGACTGTCCTCTCTGCTGAGGCAGACCGTGCTGTTAACGGAAAGCGAAGCTTTGATGAAGGACTGCGAAATATCTTTGCAGTCGGAACAAGAAGAGATGCTGATTGCCATAGATGCGAAACAAATGAAGCAGGTTTTTCTAAACCTGATCAAAAATGCCCTGGACGCCATCGAAGAGATTGACGGGCGGAAAGGCGAAATTCATATCCGTGCCAAGTCGGAAGGTTCGAATGCGATCATCTCCATTCGGGATAATGGAAGCGGCATGGAGCAAGCTAGTTTGAAACGGCTGGCCGATCCTTTTTTTACAACCAAAGAGAAGGGAACCGGATTAGGTTTATCGGAAAGCTACCGCATTATCAAGAATCACGGCGGCTCCATTCAGGTCGAAAGCAGCATTGGAGTCGGAACAACCTTTATTATTTCGCTGCCGCTGGCGAACTAG
- a CDS encoding BMP family lipoprotein encodes MKKSFKLSIVLLLALTVVLAGCGNNKNNAGNSASSGGSSSNTAANVKIGLVTDVGGVNDKSFNQSAWEGLSSLSDVKSEYLQSTKPDDYQTNLNKFVKGGYDLTWGIGMDLGDAVDQVASENPNAKLAIIDATVDQPNVKSVTFSENEGSFLVGVVAGMMTKTNKIGFVGGSQIPVIERFEAGFKAGIAAVNPNAQLLVNYTGAFDKPDLGKTAAATFYDNGADIVFQAAGGTGTGVFNEATARVKSGQKVWVIGVDKDQSLEFGDDVTLTSMVKRVDEAVKRVSQEVVDGTFKGGSEVLGLKENGVGIAETSEKNVPADVLAKVEEYKQKIINGEITVPTEPTK; translated from the coding sequence ATGAAGAAAAGTTTCAAACTATCGATCGTACTGCTGCTCGCTCTTACGGTCGTCCTGGCAGGCTGCGGCAATAACAAAAATAATGCCGGCAACTCTGCAAGCAGCGGGGGTTCCAGCTCCAATACGGCTGCTAACGTTAAAATCGGTCTTGTTACCGACGTAGGCGGCGTAAACGACAAATCTTTTAACCAGTCCGCTTGGGAAGGCCTTTCTTCTTTGAGCGATGTCAAATCCGAATATTTGCAAAGTACGAAACCGGACGATTATCAAACCAACCTGAACAAATTCGTTAAAGGCGGCTACGATTTGACTTGGGGGATCGGGATGGACCTTGGCGACGCCGTTGATCAAGTCGCTTCCGAGAATCCGAATGCCAAGCTGGCTATCATCGACGCTACCGTTGACCAGCCAAACGTTAAATCCGTTACTTTCTCTGAGAATGAAGGTTCTTTCCTGGTTGGCGTAGTAGCCGGTATGATGACGAAAACCAATAAAATCGGTTTCGTCGGCGGGTCCCAAATCCCGGTTATCGAACGTTTTGAAGCTGGTTTCAAAGCAGGTATTGCTGCGGTAAATCCAAACGCTCAGCTGCTTGTAAACTACACTGGCGCATTTGATAAACCTGACCTGGGTAAAACAGCTGCCGCTACTTTCTACGACAACGGCGCGGACATCGTGTTCCAGGCTGCCGGCGGTACAGGTACCGGCGTATTCAACGAAGCGACTGCACGTGTGAAATCCGGTCAGAAAGTATGGGTTATCGGCGTAGACAAAGACCAATCTTTGGAATTTGGCGACGACGTAACTTTGACTTCCATGGTGAAACGTGTTGATGAAGCGGTAAAACGTGTAAGCCAGGAAGTGGTTGACGGTACTTTCAAAGGCGGAAGCGAAGTGCTCGGCCTGAAAGAGAACGGCGTAGGCATTGCAGAGACTTCCGAGAAAAATGTTCCTGCGGACGTATTGGCAAAAGTTGAAGAATATAAACAAAAAATCATCAATGGTGAAATCACAGTTCCAACTGAGCCAACCAAATAG
- a CDS encoding aldolase catalytic domain-containing protein, giving the protein MKNNPSKIVDCTIRDGGLVNNWDFSVEFVQQLYAGLNEAGVDYMEVGYKNSPKLLKGADGAGPWRFLNDDFLRKVIPQKGSTKLSALVDVGRVDEDDILPRSESLLDLIRVACYVKDVDKALDLIQKFHDLGYETTINIMALSGVMEKELVEAFDMIRESVVDVVYIVDSYGSLDHNDMMYLVEKFKTHLPNKRLGVHAHNNMQLAFSNTLIAADHGVELLDASVYGMGRAAGNCPTELLVTHLKNTHYELRPVLEVLEKLLVPLREKEEWGYLLPYMITGTLNEHPRSAMAVRASENKDAVVDFYDKLTTPEVSFPKG; this is encoded by the coding sequence ATGAAAAATAATCCCAGCAAAATTGTAGATTGCACGATCCGCGACGGAGGTCTGGTGAACAACTGGGACTTCAGCGTTGAATTTGTTCAGCAGCTGTATGCCGGCCTTAACGAAGCCGGTGTTGATTATATGGAAGTTGGTTATAAGAATTCCCCCAAGCTGCTTAAAGGCGCGGATGGCGCCGGGCCATGGCGCTTCCTGAACGATGACTTCCTTCGCAAAGTGATTCCGCAAAAGGGCAGTACTAAATTATCCGCACTGGTGGATGTAGGCCGGGTGGATGAAGACGACATTTTGCCCCGCAGCGAAAGTTTGCTTGATCTGATCCGTGTTGCTTGTTATGTGAAGGATGTAGACAAGGCGCTTGACTTGATTCAGAAATTCCATGATCTTGGGTATGAAACGACGATTAATATTATGGCCTTATCCGGTGTAATGGAGAAAGAGCTGGTTGAAGCTTTTGACATGATCCGGGAAAGCGTGGTCGATGTTGTGTATATCGTGGACTCCTATGGCAGCCTTGATCATAACGACATGATGTACCTGGTTGAAAAATTCAAAACGCACCTGCCTAACAAACGGCTGGGCGTTCATGCCCATAACAATATGCAGCTGGCCTTCTCCAATACGCTGATTGCAGCGGATCATGGAGTAGAGCTGCTCGATGCTTCGGTTTACGGCATGGGCCGCGCAGCCGGCAACTGTCCGACCGAGCTGCTGGTAACCCATCTCAAGAATACACACTATGAACTTCGTCCAGTGCTGGAAGTACTGGAGAAGCTGCTGGTGCCGCTTCGGGAGAAAGAAGAATGGGGATATTTGCTCCCATACATGATTACCGGAACCTTGAATGAGCACCCGCGTTCAGCGATGGCGGTTCGGGCATCCGAGAATAAGGATGCGGTCGTAGATTTCTACGATAAACTTACGACTCCGGAAGTCAGCTTTCCCAAGGGCTGA